In the genome of uncultured Campylobacter sp., one region contains:
- a CDS encoding FAD-dependent oxidoreductase has product MQEKHYDVIIIGGGITGSALAYVLAEFSGIKNIALLEKYEGLATLNSKASANSQTIHCGDIETNYDLQKATEVKRKADMIVKYCQKHGYENKFLFQGQKMALGVGESEVELIKDRFEKFKELYPYLQLFDKEELKKIEPKLVFDGRGEERAEDIVAMGVQSGVYTTIDYGAMANSFVQNAKNVEGKTCDLYLNTEVQNITKVGDKFYIRTANRLSLSADFVVVDAGAHSLWLAHRMGLGLDLSTICIAGSFYLTKQKLLNGKVYMMQNPKLPFAALHGDPDLLAGGCTRFGPTALTMPKLERYKGCRSVPEFFQSLNFDMDVAKVIWQNFGDSEVRDFLIRNIGFEIPILGKKLFVKNARKIIPSIREEDIYYAKGFGGVRPQVISHSQKKLLLGEARIGENPGIIFNMTPSPGATSCLGNALRDAKGACEYLGASFDDAKFDAEMMQ; this is encoded by the coding sequence ATGCAAGAAAAACATTACGACGTAATCATCATAGGCGGCGGTATCACTGGCAGTGCGCTAGCATATGTATTGGCAGAATTTAGCGGGATCAAAAATATCGCTCTACTTGAAAAATACGAAGGGCTTGCGACGCTAAATTCTAAAGCCAGCGCAAACTCTCAGACGATTCATTGCGGCGACATCGAGACCAACTACGACCTGCAAAAAGCGACCGAAGTCAAGCGCAAGGCGGATATGATCGTGAAATATTGCCAAAAGCATGGATATGAGAATAAATTTTTATTTCAGGGGCAGAAAATGGCTCTTGGCGTGGGCGAAAGCGAGGTAGAGCTAATTAAAGACCGCTTTGAGAAATTTAAAGAGCTTTATCCGTATCTGCAGCTTTTTGACAAGGAAGAGCTCAAAAAAATCGAGCCCAAGCTAGTTTTTGACGGGCGCGGCGAGGAGCGAGCGGAGGATATCGTCGCAATGGGCGTGCAATCGGGAGTTTACACGACGATCGATTACGGCGCGATGGCGAATTCTTTTGTGCAAAACGCTAAAAACGTGGAAGGCAAAACCTGCGATCTGTACCTAAACACCGAAGTGCAAAACATCACTAAAGTAGGCGATAAGTTCTATATCCGCACCGCAAATAGACTCTCGCTAAGCGCTGATTTTGTAGTCGTAGATGCAGGTGCTCACTCGCTGTGGCTCGCACACCGCATGGGGCTAGGGCTTGATCTTAGCACGATCTGCATCGCGGGCAGCTTCTATCTAACCAAGCAAAAGCTTCTAAATGGCAAGGTTTACATGATGCAAAACCCAAAGCTTCCATTTGCCGCGCTTCACGGCGATCCGGATTTGCTCGCAGGCGGCTGCACGAGATTTGGCCCTACCGCGCTTACGATGCCGAAGCTCGAGCGCTACAAGGGCTGTCGTTCGGTGCCGGAATTTTTTCAATCATTAAATTTTGACATGGACGTAGCTAAGGTCATTTGGCAAAATTTTGGCGATAGCGAGGTAAGGGACTTCTTAATCCGCAATATAGGCTTTGAGATACCGATTTTAGGTAAAAAGCTTTTCGTCAAAAATGCGCGCAAGATCATACCTAGCATCCGCGAGGAGGATATTTACTACGCCAAGGGCTTTGGCGGCGTGCGCCCACAAGTAATCTCACACTCGCAAAAAAAGCTGCTTTTAGGCGAAGCTAGAATAGGCGAAAATCCGGGGATTATCTTTAATATGACCCCAAGCCCCGGCGCTACGAGCTGCCTAGGTAACGCGCTTCGCGACGCAAAAGGTGCCTGCGAATATTTGGGAGCGAGCTTTGATGATGCAAAATTTGACGCGGAAATGATGCAATAA
- a CDS encoding NADAR family protein: MSEILKNVMPPPWIKYPALSEFSLGWRMGAAEDYKFKFWQWFERLDKAAQKAYARAFPYPCFWHYGDWNGLDETSENERVKCAHGDDRCCSEPRNLKFSECGELRGNLTDDTDDFYREGVPFWRRGGAAKYDKTSLINSSKAHEFLFFYKPDAAADESCLGQWQSSPFAVDTDEYACAEQFMMASKAQIFGDEQTRERIIQSRDAKQMKALGRQVRGFDERLWGEVRYSIVLSGNYYKFTQNPAMMRFLLATGDKILVEASPLDKIWGIGLGQQSENASRPSAWRGQNLLGFALMEVRDELRRLYKNYDLIDKKFLQD, from the coding sequence GTGAGCGAAATTTTAAAAAACGTGATGCCGCCGCCGTGGATCAAATACCCCGCTCTTAGCGAGTTTTCGCTTGGCTGGCGGATGGGCGCGGCAGAGGATTATAAATTTAAATTTTGGCAGTGGTTTGAGCGCCTGGATAAAGCGGCGCAAAAAGCGTATGCACGGGCCTTCCCCTATCCTTGCTTTTGGCACTACGGCGACTGGAACGGGCTGGATGAGACGTCTGAAAATGAGCGCGTAAAATGCGCGCATGGCGACGACAGATGCTGCTCGGAGCCACGAAATTTGAAATTTAGCGAGTGTGGTGAGCTTAGGGGCAATCTTACGGACGACACGGACGATTTCTACCGCGAGGGCGTGCCGTTTTGGCGACGTGGCGGAGCGGCGAAATACGATAAAACTTCGCTAATAAATTCTTCCAAAGCGCACGAATTTCTATTTTTCTACAAGCCGGATGCGGCCGCGGACGAATCCTGCCTCGGGCAGTGGCAGAGCTCGCCTTTTGCCGTAGATACCGACGAGTATGCCTGCGCCGAGCAGTTTATGATGGCGAGCAAGGCGCAAATATTCGGCGACGAGCAGACGCGGGAGCGGATAATACAAAGCCGCGATGCAAAGCAGATGAAGGCGCTAGGCAGGCAGGTGCGGGGCTTTGATGAGCGGCTCTGGGGCGAGGTGCGCTACAGCATCGTGCTAAGCGGCAATTACTATAAATTTACGCAAAATCCCGCGATGATGCGCTTTTTGCTCGCGACGGGAGATAAAATTTTAGTTGAGGCCAGCCCGCTAGATAAAATTTGGGGTATCGGCCTTGGGCAGCAGAGCGAAAATGCAAGCCGTCCGAGCGCGTGGCGCGGGCAAAATCTGCTCGGCTTTGCGCTGATGGAGGTGCGAGATGAGCTGCGCAGGCTGTATAAAAACTACGACCTGATCGATAAGAAATTTTTACAAGATTAG
- a CDS encoding cytochrome-c oxidase yields the protein MKKFRLLLLCAAAAATLSAQGESEDKVEKITSIDIYVSPFYSAKEGKPEYVHVYEPIDDLLMKNDVPSLKKAIKIIEDAPDMVAPTTLMTVAARAYDLGLKDDAVFWFYAGKYRFISFASVIDVSGAMFMETVEANSAFMHLAGDVINPYAFCDIDKQQIIVEKAVDWVEDHPYKAIFSDKFPSMASDRKGALKEVIEKLKADQQKQKQYFADPKNRADYIAERKKYRTDERFCD from the coding sequence ATGAAAAAATTTCGCTTACTACTGCTCTGTGCGGCGGCGGCTGCGACTTTGAGCGCCCAAGGCGAGAGTGAGGATAAGGTGGAAAAAATCACTTCGATCGACATCTATGTTTCGCCGTTTTATTCGGCTAAGGAGGGCAAGCCCGAATACGTGCATGTTTACGAGCCGATCGACGATCTGTTGATGAAAAACGACGTGCCGAGCCTGAAAAAAGCGATCAAAATCATCGAGGACGCCCCGGACATGGTCGCTCCGACTACGCTGATGACCGTCGCTGCGCGCGCTTATGATCTGGGGCTTAAGGACGACGCGGTGTTTTGGTTCTACGCGGGCAAATACCGCTTCATCTCCTTCGCCTCGGTAATCGACGTCAGCGGCGCGATGTTTATGGAGACGGTCGAGGCAAATTCCGCTTTCATGCACCTTGCGGGCGACGTGATCAACCCATACGCGTTTTGCGACATCGACAAGCAGCAGATCATAGTCGAAAAGGCGGTGGATTGGGTAGAGGATCATCCGTACAAGGCGATATTTTCAGATAAATTCCCATCCATGGCTAGCGACCGCAAGGGGGCTCTAAAGGAAGTGATAGAAAAGCTCAAAGCCGATCAGCAGAAGCAAAAACAGTATTTTGCCGATCCGAAAAACAGAGCCGATTACATCGCCGAGCGCAAGAAATACCGCACTGACGAGCGCTTCTGCGACTAA
- a CDS encoding ecotin family protein, with product MRKSVLFFLLPLFLFGGEAQKQLNVFELTPSKMPPQQFKVEAVFSKEIKADCNDAYLIGGKIKQKEGSDGLYYEFSGGDELAQTLMLCDGKKQKKRIYYELTHPFAYDGGEIRILAPKDVKVELKIYELVESKEPKIRKMK from the coding sequence ATGAGAAAAAGCGTTTTATTCTTCCTCTTGCCGCTGTTTTTATTCGGCGGCGAAGCGCAAAAGCAGCTGAACGTCTTTGAGCTAACGCCGTCAAAGATGCCGCCGCAGCAGTTTAAGGTCGAAGCGGTCTTTTCGAAAGAGATCAAAGCCGACTGCAACGACGCGTATCTGATCGGCGGCAAAATAAAGCAAAAAGAGGGCTCGGACGGGCTTTATTACGAGTTTAGCGGCGGCGATGAGCTTGCTCAAACGCTGATGCTGTGCGACGGCAAGAAACAAAAGAAGCGGATCTATTACGAGCTCACGCATCCATTCGCCTACGACGGCGGCGAAATTAGAATTTTAGCGCCCAAAGACGTTAAAGTCGAGCTTAAAATTTACGAACTCGTAGAGAGCAAAGAGCCCAAAATCCGCAAGATGAAATAA
- the pyk gene encoding pyruvate kinase, with protein MLKKTKILATIGPASDSEEIMSAMVKAGCNAFRMNFSHGTHEYHEANLNKIRAVEKSLGVRVGVFQDISGPKIRVGKLEENFKLKTGDKITFLPREIIGKKTAPGEYELCINHPEILPLMKVGEFIFLYDGSIRAKVVAVSEQGVRAVLENDGFLSSNKGVNFPNTRLNIDVITQKDLADLRWGAAHGVNFVGISFVQSQNDILRVREILNSLGSKAKIYAKIEKFDAVENIEQIIEASDGIMVARGDLGIEMPFYEIPRIQKRIIALANARSKPVITATQMMLSMTEHERATRAEISDVANAVLDGTDAVMLSEESAIGKNPAAVVAAMSETIRETEKIYPYDKFNDYDFYDETDMITSSTAALAARLGAGAILSITGSGRSAIKLARNRAKIDIIAIAHDEQTAHALSLVWGVNPAMVREKTSINSLLARIISEALQRGLIEEGGTYVMTAGFQSGHPGSTDYIRIIKKDQIDFYRDAAETGFSGKI; from the coding sequence ATGCTTAAAAAAACCAAAATTTTAGCGACCATCGGACCTGCCAGCGACAGCGAAGAGATAATGAGCGCGATGGTAAAGGCGGGCTGCAACGCCTTTAGGATGAACTTCAGCCACGGCACGCACGAGTATCACGAGGCAAATTTAAACAAAATTCGCGCCGTAGAAAAGAGCCTGGGCGTGCGCGTGGGCGTCTTTCAGGACATCAGCGGCCCAAAGATCCGCGTCGGCAAGCTCGAGGAAAATTTTAAACTAAAAACGGGCGATAAAATCACCTTCCTTCCTCGCGAAATCATCGGCAAAAAGACCGCCCCTGGCGAATACGAGCTGTGTATCAACCACCCTGAAATTTTGCCGTTAATGAAGGTGGGCGAGTTTATCTTCCTCTACGACGGCTCGATCCGCGCCAAGGTAGTCGCGGTAAGCGAGCAAGGCGTGCGAGCGGTGCTCGAAAACGACGGCTTTTTAAGCTCGAATAAGGGGGTAAACTTCCCAAACACCCGCCTAAATATCGACGTCATCACGCAAAAAGACCTCGCAGATCTGCGCTGGGGCGCAGCGCACGGCGTAAATTTCGTAGGCATCTCCTTCGTGCAGTCGCAAAACGACATCCTGCGCGTGCGCGAAATTTTAAACTCGCTGGGCTCAAAAGCTAAAATTTACGCCAAGATCGAGAAATTCGACGCGGTCGAAAACATCGAGCAGATCATCGAAGCAAGCGACGGTATAATGGTCGCGCGCGGAGATCTGGGCATCGAGATGCCGTTTTATGAGATCCCGCGCATCCAAAAACGCATCATCGCCCTAGCCAACGCCCGCTCAAAGCCCGTCATCACCGCCACGCAGATGATGCTTAGCATGACCGAGCACGAGCGCGCCACTAGAGCTGAGATCAGCGACGTCGCAAACGCCGTGCTCGACGGCACCGACGCCGTAATGCTAAGCGAGGAAAGCGCCATCGGCAAAAATCCCGCAGCCGTGGTCGCCGCGATGAGCGAGACGATCCGCGAGACCGAAAAGATCTATCCTTACGATAAATTTAACGATTACGATTTCTACGACGAGACCGATATGATCACTTCAAGCACCGCAGCGCTTGCCGCAAGGCTGGGCGCGGGCGCGATACTTTCGATCACGGGCTCGGGGCGCTCGGCGATCAAACTCGCACGCAACCGCGCCAAAATCGACATCATCGCAATCGCGCACGACGAGCAGACCGCGCACGCGCTAAGTCTCGTGTGGGGCGTAAATCCAGCGATGGTCAGGGAAAAAACGAGCATCAACTCGCTGCTCGCACGTATCATAAGTGAGGCTCTGCAGCGCGGGCTCATCGAAGAAGGCGGCACCTACGTGATGACGGCGGGCTTTCAAAGCGGGCATCCCGGCAGTACCGACTACATCCGCATCATCAAAAAAGATCAGATCGATTTCTACCGCGACGCGGCAGAAACGGGCTTTAGCGGTAAAATTTAA
- the dctP gene encoding TRAP transporter substrate-binding protein DctP, protein MKKSILVGLSLIIATSLWGADKKVYRLKLAQTYELSMPIVGDVAKRMADLADSMSDGRLKISIDAPSKHKAPFAIYDMVKNGQYDLGYTASYYYKGKNSANMLFTTVPFGMTKDEQHAWYYFGGGKELADKFYAKSNLKVFNILNSGMQMGGWFKKEINTLDDLKGLKFRIPSFGGEVMSRLGVAVATIPVGELYMALEMGTIDAVEWASPSFDIPLGFHKVANYYYTGWQEPASEQQIVINLQTWQKLPKDLQNILEASIAKAREYAENETFYKNVIIWDEIKKKYPNVQIRSFSPEIMRALRKATDEILAEESEKNPDFKEIWESQKAFLAKARTWTKMGDFTYIEKTGDVEAEQNFTASVKKISVPEPVNNAASEINASTAAPKNEDNQTK, encoded by the coding sequence ATGAAAAAATCGATTCTTGTCGGATTAAGTTTGATTATAGCCACGTCGCTGTGGGGCGCGGATAAGAAAGTTTATCGCCTTAAGCTAGCTCAGACTTACGAGCTTAGTATGCCTATCGTAGGCGATGTCGCCAAGCGTATGGCAGATCTTGCAGATAGTATGTCTGATGGCAGGCTGAAAATCAGTATCGACGCGCCTAGCAAACATAAAGCACCTTTTGCGATCTATGATATGGTCAAAAACGGACAATACGATTTAGGCTATACTGCGAGCTACTATTATAAAGGCAAAAATAGCGCGAATATGCTGTTTACGACCGTGCCTTTTGGTATGACGAAAGACGAACAGCACGCTTGGTATTACTTCGGCGGAGGCAAGGAGCTAGCGGATAAATTCTATGCTAAAAGCAATCTAAAGGTTTTTAATATCCTAAATAGCGGCATGCAGATGGGTGGTTGGTTTAAAAAAGAGATTAATACGTTAGACGATCTAAAAGGGCTTAAATTTAGAATTCCAAGCTTTGGTGGGGAGGTTATGAGCCGTCTTGGCGTCGCAGTCGCTACGATACCGGTAGGTGAGCTATATATGGCGCTAGAGATGGGCACCATCGATGCGGTCGAGTGGGCAAGTCCTAGCTTTGATATACCTCTAGGCTTTCACAAGGTTGCAAATTACTATTATACAGGATGGCAAGAACCCGCTAGCGAGCAGCAGATCGTGATAAATCTACAAACTTGGCAGAAGCTTCCTAAGGATTTGCAAAATATCCTAGAGGCTTCGATCGCAAAGGCGCGCGAATACGCAGAAAACGAGACGTTTTATAAAAACGTAATAATTTGGGACGAGATCAAAAAGAAATATCCGAACGTTCAGATTCGCTCTTTTTCGCCTGAGATTATGCGTGCGCTTCGCAAGGCGACGGATGAAATTTTAGCCGAAGAAAGCGAGAAAAATCCCGATTTCAAAGAGATTTGGGAGAGCCAAAAGGCGTTTTTAGCTAAAGCTAGAACGTGGACGAAGATGGGCGATTTTACATATATCGAAAAAACGGGCGACGTTGAAGCCGAGCAGAATTTCACTGCTTCGGTGAAAAAAATCTCTGTTCCTGAGCCCGTAAATAACGCAGCCAGCGAGATAAATGCAAGCACCGCCGCCCCAAAAAACGAGGATAATCAGACGAAATAG
- a CDS encoding YbaK/EbsC family protein, with the protein MSERIFESLKELLTQQGARFRVVAHESAGTSAEVAKARGTQLGQGAKALVCTIKGFKDGQISFAQNLNLESADDAQNLDASALASAQGCENGACAGNLALTADQICANAPQQLKLPSDKPAGRNGRIYVLAVFAADHKTDLKRLAEGLGGTKASLVSPDEVGDLTDCVIGSVPPFSFHDKLLLIADPSLFGRFDEIAFNAGLLDHSIILNAQDYARIAAPRIVSFTEKATEGE; encoded by the coding sequence ATGTCAGAGAGAATTTTTGAAAGCCTAAAAGAGCTTTTGACGCAGCAGGGCGCACGCTTCCGCGTAGTAGCTCACGAAAGCGCGGGCACCTCCGCCGAGGTCGCCAAAGCCCGAGGCACGCAGCTGGGACAAGGCGCAAAGGCGCTAGTTTGCACGATCAAGGGCTTTAAGGACGGGCAAATCTCTTTCGCGCAAAATTTAAATTTAGAAAGCGCCGATGACGCGCAAAATCTCGACGCTTCCGCCCTTGCGAGCGCTCAAGGCTGCGAAAACGGCGCCTGCGCGGGAAATTTAGCTTTAACCGCCGATCAAATCTGCGCCAACGCACCGCAGCAGCTGAAGCTTCCTAGCGACAAACCCGCGGGCAGAAACGGCAGGATCTACGTCCTAGCGGTCTTCGCAGCCGATCACAAAACCGATCTAAAGCGCCTGGCAGAGGGGCTCGGCGGCACGAAAGCGTCGCTCGTAAGCCCCGATGAAGTGGGCGATCTCACGGACTGCGTCATCGGCTCGGTGCCACCCTTTAGTTTCCACGACAAACTGCTGCTAATCGCCGATCCGTCGCTGTTCGGACGCTTTGATGAGATCGCTTTCAACGCGGGCTTGCTCGATCACTCGATCATCCTAAACGCACAGGATTACGCGCGCATCGCAGCTCCGCGCATCGTTAGCTTCACCGAAAAGGCTACGGAAGGCGAATAG
- the metK gene encoding methionine adenosyltransferase, whose product MYLFTSEVVSPGHPDKCADIIADSIVDEILKQDPNGRVAAEVFIAGKHVVIGGEVNAKIDFTHDDYRHIVKGALSEIGYNDNPHFTRAQCLHPQDLQVDVFLNQQSPDINQGVDQEGGEIGAGDQGIMFGFASCETKNFMPAAITYARLLCDHVYAYAKSHPDELGVDIKTQVTVDYGTKSNFEECKPQSIHTIVVSAPCVESMSIERVRDLIGNLIDSAGLPKELYDKSKTIIYINPTGRYVNHSSLHDSGLTGRKLIVDSFGGYSPIGGGAQSSKDYTKVDRSGLYAARYIAKNIVAAGLAKKCIVQLSYAIGVAKPVSVSVDCMGTNLGAASDDELSAFVLEKFPLTPRWIIDKFGLDRPGKGSFLYADVAARGQVGNDEYPWEQLDGVELFKALK is encoded by the coding sequence ATGTATCTATTCACAAGCGAAGTAGTAAGCCCCGGACATCCCGATAAATGCGCCGATATCATCGCAGACAGCATCGTGGATGAAATTTTAAAGCAGGACCCCAACGGGCGCGTCGCGGCGGAGGTTTTCATCGCGGGCAAACACGTAGTAATCGGCGGCGAAGTAAACGCTAAGATCGATTTTACACATGATGATTACCGCCACATCGTAAAGGGCGCGCTTAGCGAGATCGGCTACAACGACAACCCTCATTTCACACGCGCGCAGTGCCTGCATCCGCAGGATCTGCAAGTGGACGTATTTTTAAACCAGCAAAGCCCCGACATCAACCAAGGCGTCGATCAAGAGGGCGGCGAGATCGGAGCGGGAGATCAGGGCATAATGTTCGGCTTCGCAAGCTGCGAGACGAAAAATTTTATGCCGGCGGCGATCACCTACGCGAGGCTTCTTTGCGATCACGTTTATGCCTACGCAAAATCCCATCCCGACGAGCTTGGCGTAGATATTAAGACGCAGGTTACGGTCGATTACGGCACGAAGAGCAATTTTGAGGAGTGCAAGCCGCAAAGTATCCATACGATCGTGGTTTCAGCGCCATGCGTCGAGAGTATGAGTATCGAGCGCGTCCGAGATCTGATCGGAAATTTAATCGATTCGGCGGGACTTCCGAAGGAGCTTTACGACAAAAGCAAGACGATCATCTACATCAACCCGACCGGCCGCTACGTAAATCACAGCTCGCTTCACGACAGCGGCCTAACGGGGCGCAAACTAATCGTCGATAGCTTCGGCGGCTACAGCCCTATAGGCGGCGGCGCTCAAAGCAGTAAGGACTATACCAAAGTCGATCGCAGCGGGCTTTATGCGGCGCGCTACATCGCCAAAAACATTGTCGCGGCGGGGCTTGCGAAAAAATGCATCGTCCAGCTCAGCTACGCAATCGGCGTCGCAAAGCCCGTCAGCGTCAGCGTCGATTGCATGGGGACGAATTTAGGCGCGGCGAGCGACGATGAGCTATCCGCTTTCGTGCTTGAAAAATTCCCGCTCACGCCGCGCTGGATTATCGATAAATTCGGTCTTGATCGCCCAGGCAAAGGAAGCTTTCTCTACGCCGACGTCGCCGCGCGCGGACAGGTCGGAAACGACGAATATCCGTGGGAGCAGCTTGACGGCGTGGAGCTTTTTAAGGCTTTGAAATAA
- a CDS encoding DUF5339 domain-containing protein — MKKSLLVLASFGFALSLSAADLSDSCKEYFADLDKMVDTYKQAGQEQQVKMYEDQKKQSMDQISALPKEQQEATCKQAKEIFKQMMDQMKQQGAMK, encoded by the coding sequence ATGAAAAAATCACTTTTAGTTTTGGCTAGTTTTGGCTTTGCGCTAAGTCTTAGCGCCGCAGATCTTTCAGATAGTTGCAAGGAGTACTTCGCAGATCTTGATAAGATGGTTGATACCTACAAACAAGCCGGTCAAGAGCAGCAGGTCAAGATGTACGAGGATCAAAAAAAGCAGTCTATGGATCAGATCAGCGCACTTCCTAAGGAGCAGCAAGAGGCCACTTGCAAACAAGCTAAAGAGATATTTAAGCAGATGATGGATCAGATGAAACAACAAGGCGCTATGAAATAA
- the sstT gene encoding serine/threonine transporter SstT, whose protein sequence is MSSIQKLVASYKDKNLVLRIVTGLIIGAILGFAARSTAGDIAAEHTSFLINVVAFAEILGNLFVGALKAVAPILVFILILSSIVNKQYGSASGLKRVVVLYIVGTFLASCVGVAASFLFPTQLALSNVGAAENAVPASVWIVLKDLLFKVVDNPLNAIAHGNYVGILTWAIGLGVALKFCTNETKKIFTDLSEAVTKIVQFVIQLAPFGIFGLVASTVYQTGVDALLGYARIVVVLVGAMAFVALVVNPLIVFAVIKKNPYPLVFTCLRESGLTAFFTRSSAANIPVNLNLCKKLGISDELSSISIPLGATINMAGAAVVIAILALAAAHTLGVRPDFWTALLLCVVSAVGACGASGVPGGSLMLIPLACSLFNISNDIAMQVVAIGFIIGVIQDSVETAINSSTDVIFTAIASQSMQK, encoded by the coding sequence ATGAGTTCGATTCAAAAATTAGTAGCTAGCTACAAAGATAAAAATCTAGTTCTGCGCATAGTTACAGGCTTGATAATAGGAGCTATTTTGGGCTTTGCTGCGCGTTCGACGGCGGGCGATATTGCGGCAGAGCACACTTCGTTTTTAATAAACGTAGTAGCTTTTGCGGAAATTTTAGGAAATTTATTCGTAGGTGCCCTTAAAGCGGTAGCTCCGATTTTAGTTTTTATCTTGATCTTAAGCTCGATCGTAAATAAACAATACGGTAGCGCAAGCGGCTTAAAACGCGTGGTTGTTCTATATATCGTAGGCACCTTTTTAGCCTCGTGCGTGGGGGTAGCAGCCAGCTTTTTATTTCCGACGCAGCTTGCTCTAAGTAATGTCGGCGCGGCGGAAAATGCGGTCCCTGCGAGCGTTTGGATCGTGCTAAAAGATCTGCTTTTTAAGGTCGTAGATAATCCGCTAAACGCTATCGCGCACGGAAATTACGTAGGAATTTTAACCTGGGCGATAGGTCTTGGCGTCGCGCTTAAATTTTGCACTAATGAAACAAAGAAAATTTTTACCGATCTGAGCGAAGCGGTAACTAAAATCGTGCAGTTCGTAATCCAGCTCGCGCCGTTTGGAATTTTCGGTCTAGTAGCTTCTACCGTGTATCAAACCGGCGTTGATGCGCTGCTTGGATATGCGCGAATCGTAGTCGTGCTAGTAGGCGCGATGGCGTTCGTAGCCCTCGTGGTAAATCCGCTCATCGTCTTTGCGGTGATTAAGAAAAATCCATATCCGCTCGTATTTACCTGCCTGCGCGAAAGCGGCCTCACGGCGTTTTTCACCCGCAGCTCGGCGGCGAATATCCCCGTAAATTTAAATTTATGCAAAAAGCTCGGCATCAGCGACGAGCTAAGCTCGATCTCGATCCCTTTGGGAGCTACGATAAATATGGCGGGCGCTGCGGTGGTAATCGCGATCTTAGCGCTTGCTGCGGCTCATACGCTCGGCGTGCGCCCTGATTTTTGGACGGCGCTACTGCTTTGCGTGGTCTCGGCGGTCGGTGCGTGCGGCGCTAGCGGCGTGCCAGGCGGCTCATTGATGCTGATACCGCTTGCGTGCTCGCTCTTTAATATCTCAAATGATATCGCAATGCAGGTCGTCGCGATCGGCTTTATCATCGGCGTGATTCAAGACTCGGTAGAAACCGCGATCAATAGCTCTACTGACGTGATTTTTACGGCGATCGCGTCGCAAAGTATGCAAAAATAA